The Salvia miltiorrhiza cultivar Shanhuang (shh) chromosome 1, IMPLAD_Smil_shh, whole genome shotgun sequence genome has a window encoding:
- the LOC131005988 gene encoding glutathione S-transferase DHAR2-like isoform X2: protein MAVEICVKAAAGAPDIVGDCPFCQRVLLTLEEKKVEYKLHLISFDAKPQWFMEVNPEGKVPLIKLDDKWISDSDVIVGILEEKYPNPSLATPAEVSSVGSKIFSSFVKFLKSKDPSDGSEQALLDELKALEEHLKTKGPYINGENISAADLNLAPKLYHLDVTLGHFKGWAIPESLTHVHNYKKLLYSRESFKKTQAAKEHVVAGWAPKVNA, encoded by the exons ATGGCTGTCGAGATCTGCGTCAAGGCTGCTGCTGGAGCCCCCGACATTGTCGGAGACT GCCCCTTTTGCCAGAGGGTGCTGCTGACTTTGGAGGAGAAGAAAGTCGAGTACAAGCTGCATTTGATCAGCTTCGACGCCAAGCCCCAGTG GTTTATGGAAGTGAATCCAGAAGGGAAGGTGCCGCTCATAAAGTTGGATGACAAGTGGATTTCTGATTCTGATGTTATTGTTGGTATTTTGGAGGAGAAATACCCAAATCCGTCTCTCGCTACTCCAGCTGAAGTCTCCTCAGT TGGCTCCAAGATATTTTCTTCCTTCGTCAAATTCCTGAAGAGCAAGGATCCCAGTGATGGATCAGAACAAGCTCTGCTCGACGAATTGAAGGCGCTAGAGGAGCACCTGAAGACTAAG GGACCGTATATCAATGGAGAAAACATTTCTGCTGCTGATTTGAATTTGGCACCTAAGCTTTACCATCTTGATGTGACGCTTGGCCATTTTAAGGGTTGGGCTATTCCTGAAAGCTTGACTCATGTGCACAATTACAAGAAG CTGCTGTATTCTCGGGAGTCTTTCAAGAAAACACAGGCCGCAAAGGAGCATGTCGTTGCAGGCTGGGCGCCAAAAGTTAATGCGTGA
- the LOC131005988 gene encoding glutathione S-transferase DHAR2-like isoform X1, producing MAVEICVKAAAGAPDIVGDCPFCQRVLLTLEEKKVEYKLHLISFDAKPQWFMEVNPEGKVPLIKLDDKWISDSDVIVGILEEKYPNPSLATPAEVSSVGSKIFSSFVKFLKSKDPSDGSEQALLDELKALEEHLKTKGPYINGENISAADLNLAPKLYHLDVTLGHFKGWAIPESLTHVHNYKKVFQYIITNLFPCGLLSFCNMWIDAQYLGQLSTIYRV from the exons ATGGCTGTCGAGATCTGCGTCAAGGCTGCTGCTGGAGCCCCCGACATTGTCGGAGACT GCCCCTTTTGCCAGAGGGTGCTGCTGACTTTGGAGGAGAAGAAAGTCGAGTACAAGCTGCATTTGATCAGCTTCGACGCCAAGCCCCAGTG GTTTATGGAAGTGAATCCAGAAGGGAAGGTGCCGCTCATAAAGTTGGATGACAAGTGGATTTCTGATTCTGATGTTATTGTTGGTATTTTGGAGGAGAAATACCCAAATCCGTCTCTCGCTACTCCAGCTGAAGTCTCCTCAGT TGGCTCCAAGATATTTTCTTCCTTCGTCAAATTCCTGAAGAGCAAGGATCCCAGTGATGGATCAGAACAAGCTCTGCTCGACGAATTGAAGGCGCTAGAGGAGCACCTGAAGACTAAG GGACCGTATATCAATGGAGAAAACATTTCTGCTGCTGATTTGAATTTGGCACCTAAGCTTTACCATCTTGATGTGACGCTTGGCCATTTTAAGGGTTGGGCTATTCCTGAAAGCTTGACTCATGTGCACAATTACAAGAAGGTATTTCAATATATTATTACCAATCTGTTTCCTTGTGGTCTTCTCTCCTTTTGCAATATGTGGATCGATGCTCAATACTTGGGACAATTAAGTACAATTTATCGGGTTTGA
- the LOC131005863 gene encoding uncharacterized protein LOC131005863 isoform X2: MSTSFSPSRAPAISRMQLGAASMSRLRSSSIKKPPEPLRRAVADCLSAAAPSQVEASRTLRDYMAAQATIDLAYGMILEHTLAERERSPAVVGRCVALLKRFLLREDSPMSTFRPRARPLFQYRHYSEQQPLRLNPVEVCEVIAAVCSETSNVKSNQLTVSSKLRHSGRPSMDVAVSVLVKLVIDMYVLDSETAAPLALSLLEDMLNSPRVMSKTRAFDLIINLGVHAHLLEPPTLDGSTMIDEQYSQEAYFDNGTQDSTNGIKTDFFRKTGNSSAIEKFECWILGILFEVLLHLVQIEEEEEAVWASSLSCLLYFVCDRGKIRRSRLKGLDIRVIEVLMKISRKNTWAEIVHSKLICMMTNLFYQMPEEPDKNVLASPLFLVNQVDLIGGIDFIFGELVLSTSREERRNLYLVIFDYVLHKINEGFIAAGVSEYSDDEVRPIATLLVLADAPEALHSSVKLGVEGIVELLRRSISASLSTYPNNDRLLMLLEKIVEKFDALIGSYTRVDKEFTQMIKITKSLKSIESIGGVPGNAAMSAKLCWTTLHSLLHSERICYRQNGYLWLGDLLIAEINREGDLSLSSVKNLEQKISLAGVNDYSASLDIPLPIWLMCGLLKSKNNHIRWGFLFVLERLLIQCKFLLDEKEVQQVMRSQTTDRRHDKSRLQKANAVIDIMSCGLSLMAQENETDRMNILKMCDILLSQLCLKVANTAATKFGDTMHRQDSMNLERMKKSDRAERPSIAENIDHSDFVGSPSTKIGKNVQIPIRDTASMAALLLRGQAIVPMQLIARVPAALFYWPLIQLAGAATDNIALGVSVGSKGRGNLPGGTSDIRATLLLLLIGKCTADPAAFKDVGGEEFFRELLDDTDARVAYYSSTFLLKRMMTEEPESYQRKLQSLVSRAQQSNNEKLLENPYLQMRGLLQLSNE; this comes from the exons ATGTCGACCAGTTTCAGTCCTTCCAGAGCCCCCGCGATCTCCCGGATGCAATTGGGCGCCGCCTCCATGTCCCGTCTGCGATCTTCCTCCATCAAGAAGCCGCCGGAGCCGCTCCGCCGCGCCGTCGCCGATTGCTTGTCCGCCGCCGCTCCCTCGCAGGTCGAAGCGTCCAGGACTCTGCGG GATTACATGGCGGCACAGGCCACAATTGATTTGGCATATGGCATGATTCTAGAACACACTCTTGCAGAGAGGGAACGCAG TCCTGCTGTGGTTGGAAGGTGTGTGGCGCTTTTGAAGCGATTTCTTTTAAG GGAAGATTCTCCTATGAGCACCTTTCGCCCGCGCGCAAGACCACTATTTCAATACCGTCATTACAG TGAGCAACAACCCTTGCGATTAAATCCCGTGGAGGTATGTGAGGTTATTGCTGCCGTTTGTTCTGAGACTTCTAATGTCAAATCCAATCAGTTAACTGTGTCATCTAAATTGAGACATAGCGGAAGGCCATCTATGGATGTGGCTGTCAGCGTTCTCGTCAAACTTGTAATAGACAT GTATGTTTTAGATTCTGAGACAGCTGCTCCTCTCGCTCTATCCTTGCTAGAG GACATGCTAAATTCTCCTCGAGTGATGTCAAAAACTCGGgcttttgatttaattattaacCTTGGAGTGCATGCACATTTATTGGAGCCTCCAACACTTGATGGTTCCACAATGATTGATGAACAGTACTCCCAGGAAGCATACTTTGACAATGGAACTCAAGATTCAACAAATGGGATAAAAACTGACTTTTTCAGGAAAACAGGAAATTCTTCAGCTATTGAGAAGTTTGAATGTTGGATTTTGGGCATTCTCTTTGAGGTTCTGCTTCATCTTGTGCAG atagaagaggaagaagaggctGTGTGGGCTTCTTCCTTGAGCTGTTTACTGTACTTTGTTTGCGATAGAGGCAAGATTCGGCGAAGTAGATTAAAAGGCCTTGACATTAGA GTCATTGAAGTATTGATGAAGATCAGTAGAAAAAACACTTGGGCAGAAATAGTCCATTCCAAGCTTATCTGCATGATGACGAACCTTTTCTATCAAATGCCTGAGGAACCTGATAAAAATGTTCTAGCTAGTCCTTTGTTTCTTGTTAACCAAGTTGATCTAATTGGTGGAATTGATTTTATATTTGGGGAG TTAGTGCTGTCGACCTCAAGAGAAGAGAGGAGAAATCTATATCTGGTGATTTTTGACTATGTTCTGCATAAAATAAATGAGGGCTTTATAGCCGCTGGAGTTTCCGAGTACAGTGATGATGAGGTTCGACCTATTGCTACCTTGCTAGTGCTTGCTGATGCACCCGAAGCACTGCATAGTTCTGTCAAGTTGGGAGTTGAAGGTATTGTAGAACTGTTGAGGAGATCAATCTCTGCATCATTGTCCACATATCCTAATAATGACCGGCTTTTGATG TTATTGGAGAAGATTGTTGAGAAATTTGATGCCCTTATAGGATCATATACTCGTGTAGACAAAGAGTTCACCCAAATGATTAAGATCACAAAATCATTAAAATCTATTGAAAGCATTGGTGGAGTTCCTGGAAATGCTGCTATGAGTGCAAAGCTTTGCTGGACCACTTTACATTCTCTTCTTCACTCTGAACGAATATGTTATCGCCAGAATGGGTATTTGTGGTTGGGGGACTTGCTGATTGCAGAAATTAACAGAGAAGGAGATCTGAGTCTCTCGAGCGTCAAAAACTTGGAGCAGAAAATTTCGCTTGCTGGAGTTAATGATTATTCAGCATCGTTAGATATCCCTTTACCTATTTGGCTTATGTGTGGACTTCTCAAGTCAAAAAATAACCATATTAGATGGGGCTTTCTGTTTGTTCTGGAGAGGCTGCTGATCCAGTGTAAATTTTTGCTGGATGAAAAGGAAGTCCAACAGGTAATGCGTAGTCAAACTACGGACCGTAGACATGACAAGAGTCGTCTCCAGAAGGCAAATGCGGTGATAGATATCATGAGCTGTGGCTTATCGCTGATGGCTCAGGAAAATGAAACTGATCGAATGAATATTTTAAAG ATGTGTGATATTCTATTGTCTCAACTGTGCTTGAAAGTTGCAAATACTGCTGCAACAAAGTTCGGAGATACAATGCACCGGCAAGATTCCATGAATTTAGAAAGAATGAAAAAGTCAGATAGGGCAGAACGACCCTCCATAGCAGAGAACATTGATCACAGTGATTTTGTTGGAAGTCCTAGCaccaaaattggaaaaaatgTGCAGATTCCAATCCGCGATACTGCATCCATGGCAGCCCTGCTTCTTCGTGGACAAGCCATTGTACCCATGCAGTTGATTGCTCGTGTTCCAGCTGCATTATTTTATTGGCCTTTGATCCAGCTTGCTGGTGCTGCTACAGATAATATTGCATTAGGCGTCTCTGTAGGTAGCAAAGGGAGAGGAAATCTTCCAGGTGGCACATCAGATATAAGAGCTACACTTCTCTTACTTTTGATTGGTAAATGCACAGCAGATCCTGCTGCTTTCAAAGACGTTGGTGGAGAAGAATTCTTCCG GGAATTGTTGGATGATACAGATGCAAGAGTGGCATACTACTCTTCAACTTTTCTTTTGAAG AGAATGATGACTGAGGAACCAGAGAGTTACCAGCGCAAACTTCAAAGTCTTGTTTCAAGGGCTCAACAG AGCAACAATGAAAAGCTATTGGAAAATCCGTACCTCCAGATGCGTGGCTTGCTTCAGCTGTCAAATGAGTAG
- the LOC131005863 gene encoding uncharacterized protein LOC131005863 isoform X1 has product MSTSFSPSRAPAISRMQLGAASMSRLRSSSIKKPPEPLRRAVADCLSAAAPSQVEASRTLRDYMAAQATIDLAYGMILEHTLAERERSPAVVGRCVALLKRFLLRYKPSEETLLQIDRFCISIIAECDMSPHRKLLPWSRSLSQQSLNPAPSTNVNPLPVSSFASGALVKSLNYVRSLVAQYIPKRSFQPAAFAGAAPASRQSLPTLSSLLSKSFNSQLSPANAKESLESKDTSIASVSDSPITEEVDEIGNLEFMALDVFRWRWSGDQHPSLLLPKSDQISNLQDIRTHNFLEVGAAALLVGDMEAKMKGEAWKIFGSAEMPFLDQLLQPSLLTTLTNSNSAFAHLRAITALKRSKQGTDQIWEDSPMSTFRPRARPLFQYRHYSEQQPLRLNPVEVCEVIAAVCSETSNVKSNQLTVSSKLRHSGRPSMDVAVSVLVKLVIDMYVLDSETAAPLALSLLEDMLNSPRVMSKTRAFDLIINLGVHAHLLEPPTLDGSTMIDEQYSQEAYFDNGTQDSTNGIKTDFFRKTGNSSAIEKFECWILGILFEVLLHLVQIEEEEEAVWASSLSCLLYFVCDRGKIRRSRLKGLDIRVIEVLMKISRKNTWAEIVHSKLICMMTNLFYQMPEEPDKNVLASPLFLVNQVDLIGGIDFIFGELVLSTSREERRNLYLVIFDYVLHKINEGFIAAGVSEYSDDEVRPIATLLVLADAPEALHSSVKLGVEGIVELLRRSISASLSTYPNNDRLLMLLEKIVEKFDALIGSYTRVDKEFTQMIKITKSLKSIESIGGVPGNAAMSAKLCWTTLHSLLHSERICYRQNGYLWLGDLLIAEINREGDLSLSSVKNLEQKISLAGVNDYSASLDIPLPIWLMCGLLKSKNNHIRWGFLFVLERLLIQCKFLLDEKEVQQVMRSQTTDRRHDKSRLQKANAVIDIMSCGLSLMAQENETDRMNILKMCDILLSQLCLKVANTAATKFGDTMHRQDSMNLERMKKSDRAERPSIAENIDHSDFVGSPSTKIGKNVQIPIRDTASMAALLLRGQAIVPMQLIARVPAALFYWPLIQLAGAATDNIALGVSVGSKGRGNLPGGTSDIRATLLLLLIGKCTADPAAFKDVGGEEFFRELLDDTDARVAYYSSTFLLKRMMTEEPESYQRKLQSLVSRAQQSNNEKLLENPYLQMRGLLQLSNE; this is encoded by the exons ATGTCGACCAGTTTCAGTCCTTCCAGAGCCCCCGCGATCTCCCGGATGCAATTGGGCGCCGCCTCCATGTCCCGTCTGCGATCTTCCTCCATCAAGAAGCCGCCGGAGCCGCTCCGCCGCGCCGTCGCCGATTGCTTGTCCGCCGCCGCTCCCTCGCAGGTCGAAGCGTCCAGGACTCTGCGG GATTACATGGCGGCACAGGCCACAATTGATTTGGCATATGGCATGATTCTAGAACACACTCTTGCAGAGAGGGAACGCAG TCCTGCTGTGGTTGGAAGGTGTGTGGCGCTTTTGAAGCGATTTCTTTTAAG ATACAAGCCCAGTGAGGAGACTTTACTACAGATTGATCGGTTTTGTATTAGTATAATTGCTGAGTGTGATATGAGCCCACATCGGAAACTCTTGCCATGGTCGCGTTCATTAAGTCAACAATCGTTAAATCCAGCACCATCTACAAATGTAAATCCTTTGCCTGTTTCAAGCTTTGCATCTGGAGCACTCGTGAAATCTTTAAACTATGTTCGCTCTTTAGTTGCTCAATATATCCCAAAACGTTCGTTCCAACCAGCTGCCTTTGCGGGAGCTGCACCTGCGTCAAGGCAATCACTGCCAACTCTGTCATCCTTATTGagtaaatcattcaactctCAACTCAGTCCTGCAAATGCCAAGGAGTCTTTGGAGAGCAAGGATACATCTATTGCATCTGTTTCCGACTCTCCAATAACTGAAGAAGTTGATGAAATTGGAAATCTGGAGTTTATGGCACTTGATGTTTTCAGATGGCGCTGGTCAGGAGACCAACATCCATCACTTCTTTTGCCGAAGAG TGATCAGATATCGAATCTCCAAGACATCCGCACTCATAATTTCCTAGAAGTGGGTGCAGCAGCTCTTCTTGTCGGGGACATGGAAGCAAAAATGAAGGGTGAAGCATGGAAAATATTCGGGAGTGCTGAGATGCCTTTTCTGGATCAACTGTTGCAGCCCTCACTGCTGACTACTCTTACCAATTCAAATTCAGCTTTTGCTCATTTGAGAGCAATAACAGCACTGAAACGCTCCAAGCAAGGGACTGATCAAATTTG GGAAGATTCTCCTATGAGCACCTTTCGCCCGCGCGCAAGACCACTATTTCAATACCGTCATTACAG TGAGCAACAACCCTTGCGATTAAATCCCGTGGAGGTATGTGAGGTTATTGCTGCCGTTTGTTCTGAGACTTCTAATGTCAAATCCAATCAGTTAACTGTGTCATCTAAATTGAGACATAGCGGAAGGCCATCTATGGATGTGGCTGTCAGCGTTCTCGTCAAACTTGTAATAGACAT GTATGTTTTAGATTCTGAGACAGCTGCTCCTCTCGCTCTATCCTTGCTAGAG GACATGCTAAATTCTCCTCGAGTGATGTCAAAAACTCGGgcttttgatttaattattaacCTTGGAGTGCATGCACATTTATTGGAGCCTCCAACACTTGATGGTTCCACAATGATTGATGAACAGTACTCCCAGGAAGCATACTTTGACAATGGAACTCAAGATTCAACAAATGGGATAAAAACTGACTTTTTCAGGAAAACAGGAAATTCTTCAGCTATTGAGAAGTTTGAATGTTGGATTTTGGGCATTCTCTTTGAGGTTCTGCTTCATCTTGTGCAG atagaagaggaagaagaggctGTGTGGGCTTCTTCCTTGAGCTGTTTACTGTACTTTGTTTGCGATAGAGGCAAGATTCGGCGAAGTAGATTAAAAGGCCTTGACATTAGA GTCATTGAAGTATTGATGAAGATCAGTAGAAAAAACACTTGGGCAGAAATAGTCCATTCCAAGCTTATCTGCATGATGACGAACCTTTTCTATCAAATGCCTGAGGAACCTGATAAAAATGTTCTAGCTAGTCCTTTGTTTCTTGTTAACCAAGTTGATCTAATTGGTGGAATTGATTTTATATTTGGGGAG TTAGTGCTGTCGACCTCAAGAGAAGAGAGGAGAAATCTATATCTGGTGATTTTTGACTATGTTCTGCATAAAATAAATGAGGGCTTTATAGCCGCTGGAGTTTCCGAGTACAGTGATGATGAGGTTCGACCTATTGCTACCTTGCTAGTGCTTGCTGATGCACCCGAAGCACTGCATAGTTCTGTCAAGTTGGGAGTTGAAGGTATTGTAGAACTGTTGAGGAGATCAATCTCTGCATCATTGTCCACATATCCTAATAATGACCGGCTTTTGATG TTATTGGAGAAGATTGTTGAGAAATTTGATGCCCTTATAGGATCATATACTCGTGTAGACAAAGAGTTCACCCAAATGATTAAGATCACAAAATCATTAAAATCTATTGAAAGCATTGGTGGAGTTCCTGGAAATGCTGCTATGAGTGCAAAGCTTTGCTGGACCACTTTACATTCTCTTCTTCACTCTGAACGAATATGTTATCGCCAGAATGGGTATTTGTGGTTGGGGGACTTGCTGATTGCAGAAATTAACAGAGAAGGAGATCTGAGTCTCTCGAGCGTCAAAAACTTGGAGCAGAAAATTTCGCTTGCTGGAGTTAATGATTATTCAGCATCGTTAGATATCCCTTTACCTATTTGGCTTATGTGTGGACTTCTCAAGTCAAAAAATAACCATATTAGATGGGGCTTTCTGTTTGTTCTGGAGAGGCTGCTGATCCAGTGTAAATTTTTGCTGGATGAAAAGGAAGTCCAACAGGTAATGCGTAGTCAAACTACGGACCGTAGACATGACAAGAGTCGTCTCCAGAAGGCAAATGCGGTGATAGATATCATGAGCTGTGGCTTATCGCTGATGGCTCAGGAAAATGAAACTGATCGAATGAATATTTTAAAG ATGTGTGATATTCTATTGTCTCAACTGTGCTTGAAAGTTGCAAATACTGCTGCAACAAAGTTCGGAGATACAATGCACCGGCAAGATTCCATGAATTTAGAAAGAATGAAAAAGTCAGATAGGGCAGAACGACCCTCCATAGCAGAGAACATTGATCACAGTGATTTTGTTGGAAGTCCTAGCaccaaaattggaaaaaatgTGCAGATTCCAATCCGCGATACTGCATCCATGGCAGCCCTGCTTCTTCGTGGACAAGCCATTGTACCCATGCAGTTGATTGCTCGTGTTCCAGCTGCATTATTTTATTGGCCTTTGATCCAGCTTGCTGGTGCTGCTACAGATAATATTGCATTAGGCGTCTCTGTAGGTAGCAAAGGGAGAGGAAATCTTCCAGGTGGCACATCAGATATAAGAGCTACACTTCTCTTACTTTTGATTGGTAAATGCACAGCAGATCCTGCTGCTTTCAAAGACGTTGGTGGAGAAGAATTCTTCCG GGAATTGTTGGATGATACAGATGCAAGAGTGGCATACTACTCTTCAACTTTTCTTTTGAAG AGAATGATGACTGAGGAACCAGAGAGTTACCAGCGCAAACTTCAAAGTCTTGTTTCAAGGGCTCAACAG AGCAACAATGAAAAGCTATTGGAAAATCCGTACCTCCAGATGCGTGGCTTGCTTCAGCTGTCAAATGAGTAG
- the LOC131005985 gene encoding photosynthetic NDH subunit of lumenal location 1, chloroplastic has protein sequence MAVSSLSLNFASKPFTYNLGVRGWISPAECAAVSITKCSKIAALDEETQCAVSGNCKRRALILGMGALTLNPLRPNLLLAEEIPAKYDIFVDKVDGYSYYYPSDWRDFDFLGHDSAFKDRSLQLQNVRLSFIPTNKTDVRDLGPMDEVVFHLINDVYSAPNQVADLLDMQEKNIDGRNYWTFEYVLTSPNFSRAAFATIAIGNGRYYTLIVGANQRRWRRYRNMLKVVADSFKVMEI, from the exons ATGGCGGTTTCATCACTCTCTCTCAACTTCGCCTCTAAACCATTCACATACAAC TTAGGAGTGCGCGGTTGGATTAGCCCGGCAGAATGTGCCGCAGTTTCGATCACGAAGTGCTCGAAGATCGCTGCTCTCGACGAAGAAA CTCAGTGTGCTGTTTCTGGAAACTGCAAAAGGAGAGCACTTATACTTGGTATGGGAGCCCTCACATTGAATCCGCTACGACCAAACCTTCTTCTAGCAGAAG AAATACCAGCAAAGTATGATATATTTGTCGATAAAGTTGATGGATATTCGTATTACTATCCCTCAGATTGGAGA GATTTTGACTTCTTAGGTCATGATTCGGCATTCAAAGACAGATCCCTACAACTGCAAAACGTGAGATTGAGTTTCATTCCAACGAATAAGACTGATGTCCGCGATCTAGGACCAATGGACGAG GTTGTTTTCCATCTTATAAACGACGTATACTCAGCACCAAATCAAGTTGCAGATTTATTGGACATGCAAGAG AAAAATATCGATGGTAGAAACTACTGGACATTTGAATACGTACTGACGTCCCCAAATTTTTCAAGAGCAGCTTTTGCAACAATCGCCATTGGAAATG GGAGATACTACACGTTGATAGTCGGAGCGAATCAGAGGCGGTGGAGAAGATATAGGAACATGCTTAAAGTGGTGGCCGACTCTTTCAAAGTGATGGAGATCTAA